From the Longimicrobium sp. genome, one window contains:
- a CDS encoding class I SAM-dependent methyltransferase — protein sequence MSAQGWWDGYFDETFVDIYRDFLTPSRTEREIQGLREMVPLDSGADVLDLACGWGRHSLELARSGFRVTGLDWSETLLARARKRAKAAGVTVDFVQGDMREVPWTGRFDLALSMYSSLGYFLSDEEDLRVLRGAHRALKPDGVFVLETMHRDHILADFTERDWWETEGGATVWVEREFDAVEGVSREWTRWSRGGESGEKYHELRIRSATEWDALLRQAGLVPIDWWGDWELAPFIHSSENLIAICRRA from the coding sequence GTGAGCGCCCAGGGCTGGTGGGACGGGTACTTCGACGAGACGTTCGTCGACATCTACCGCGATTTCCTGACGCCGTCGCGCACGGAGCGTGAGATCCAGGGACTTCGGGAGATGGTGCCGCTGGATTCCGGCGCCGACGTGCTGGACCTGGCCTGTGGATGGGGACGGCACTCGCTGGAACTGGCGCGCTCCGGCTTCCGGGTGACGGGGCTGGACTGGTCCGAGACGCTGCTGGCCCGCGCCCGCAAGCGCGCCAAGGCCGCCGGGGTGACGGTGGATTTCGTGCAGGGCGACATGCGCGAGGTGCCGTGGACGGGCCGGTTCGACCTGGCTCTCTCCATGTATTCGTCCCTCGGATATTTCCTATCCGACGAAGAAGACCTGCGTGTGCTTCGCGGCGCACACCGGGCGCTGAAGCCCGACGGCGTGTTCGTGCTGGAAACCATGCACCGCGACCACATCCTGGCCGACTTCACCGAGCGCGACTGGTGGGAAACGGAGGGCGGCGCCACGGTGTGGGTGGAGCGCGAGTTCGACGCCGTCGAGGGCGTCAGCCGCGAGTGGACGCGCTGGTCGCGGGGCGGGGAATCGGGGGAGAAGTACCACGAGCTCCGCATCCGTTCCGCCACGGAGTGGGATGCGCTGCTGCGGCAGGCCGGCCTGGTGCCCATCGACTGGTGGGGCGACTGGGAGCTGGCGCCCTTCATCCACAGCAGCGAAAACCTGATCGCCATCTGCCGGCGCGCCTGA